One Urocitellus parryii isolate mUroPar1 chromosome 9, mUroPar1.hap1, whole genome shotgun sequence DNA segment encodes these proteins:
- the LOC113199195 gene encoding aldo-keto reductase family 1 member C4-like isoform X2, which translates to MNSKHQYVELNDGHFIPGLGFGTVKPQEVPNSKTIEATKIAIEAGFRHIDCAYVYQVEEEVGLAVRSKIADGTVKREDIFYTSKLWSTFHHPNLVQSCLERSLKKLRFDYVDLYLIHFPTAMKAMEKCKDAGLAKSIGVSNFNRRQLEMILNKPGLKYKPVCNQVECHVYLNQRKLLDFCKSKDIVLVAYGALGTQRYKGWVDQNSPVLLDDAVLGALAKKHKRSPALIALRYQLQRGVVVLAQSLKENEIKENIQVFDFELTEEDMKVLDGLNRNFRYVIMESMSNHPNYPFADEY; encoded by the exons GTTCCTAATAGTAAGACAATAGAGGCCACCAAAATAGCTATAGAAGCTGGTTTCCGCCATATTGATTGTGCTTATGTATATCAAGTAGAAGAGGAGGTAGGACTGGCTGTTAGAAGCAAGATTGCAGATGGCACTGTGAAGAGAGAAGACATATTCTATACTTCAAAG CTATGGTCTACTTTTCATCATCCCAATCTGGTCCAATCATGTTTGGAACGATCACTGAAGAAACTTCGTTTTGACTATGTTGACCTCTACCTTATTCATTTCCCAACAGCAATGAAG GCCATGGAGAAGTGCAAGGACGCAGGATTGGCCAAGTCCATCGGGGTGTCCAACTTTAACCGCAGGCAGCTGGAGATGATCCTGAATAAACCGGGCCTCAAATATAAGCCTGTCTGCAACCAG GTAGAATGTCATGTTTATCTCAACCAGAGGAAACTGCTGGACTTCTGCAAATCCAAAGACATTGTTCTGGTTGCCTATGGTGCTCTGGGAACTCAACGATACAAAGGATG GGTTGACCAGAACTCCCCAGTTCTCTTGGATGATGCAGTTCTTGGTGCCTTGGCAAAAAAGCACAAGcgatccccagccctgattgccCTCCGCTACCAGCTGCAGCGTGGAGTTGTGGTTCTGGCCCAGAGTTTGAAGGAGAATGAAATAAAGGAGAACATTCAG GTTTTTGATTTTGAGTTGACTGAAGAAGACATGAAAGTCCTAGATGGCCTGAACAGAAATTTTCGCTATGTTATCATGGAATC tatgTCCAACCACCCAAATTATCCATTTGCTGATGAATATTAA
- the LOC113199195 gene encoding aldo-keto reductase family 1 member C4-like isoform X1 — protein MNSKHQYVELNDGHFIPGLGFGTVKPQEVPNSKTIEATKIAIEAGFRHIDCAYVYQVEEEVGLAVRSKIADGTVKREDIFYTSKLWSTFHHPNLVQSCLERSLKKLRFDYVDLYLIHFPTAMKPGEELYPKDENGKVICDSLDLCATWEAMEKCKDAGLAKSIGVSNFNRRQLEMILNKPGLKYKPVCNQVECHVYLNQRKLLDFCKSKDIVLVAYGALGTQRYKGWVDQNSPVLLDDAVLGALAKKHKRSPALIALRYQLQRGVVVLAQSLKENEIKENIQVFDFELTEEDMKVLDGLNRNFRYVIMESMSNHPNYPFADEY, from the exons GTTCCTAATAGTAAGACAATAGAGGCCACCAAAATAGCTATAGAAGCTGGTTTCCGCCATATTGATTGTGCTTATGTATATCAAGTAGAAGAGGAGGTAGGACTGGCTGTTAGAAGCAAGATTGCAGATGGCACTGTGAAGAGAGAAGACATATTCTATACTTCAAAG CTATGGTCTACTTTTCATCATCCCAATCTGGTCCAATCATGTTTGGAACGATCACTGAAGAAACTTCGTTTTGACTATGTTGACCTCTACCTTATTCATTTCCCAACAGCAATGAAG CCGGGGGAAGAGCTTTATCcaaaagatgaaaatggaaaagtaatATGTGACTCACTGGATCTCTGTGCCACATGGGAG GCCATGGAGAAGTGCAAGGACGCAGGATTGGCCAAGTCCATCGGGGTGTCCAACTTTAACCGCAGGCAGCTGGAGATGATCCTGAATAAACCGGGCCTCAAATATAAGCCTGTCTGCAACCAG GTAGAATGTCATGTTTATCTCAACCAGAGGAAACTGCTGGACTTCTGCAAATCCAAAGACATTGTTCTGGTTGCCTATGGTGCTCTGGGAACTCAACGATACAAAGGATG GGTTGACCAGAACTCCCCAGTTCTCTTGGATGATGCAGTTCTTGGTGCCTTGGCAAAAAAGCACAAGcgatccccagccctgattgccCTCCGCTACCAGCTGCAGCGTGGAGTTGTGGTTCTGGCCCAGAGTTTGAAGGAGAATGAAATAAAGGAGAACATTCAG GTTTTTGATTTTGAGTTGACTGAAGAAGACATGAAAGTCCTAGATGGCCTGAACAGAAATTTTCGCTATGTTATCATGGAATC tatgTCCAACCACCCAAATTATCCATTTGCTGATGAATATTAA